A region of Caretta caretta isolate rCarCar2 chromosome 26, rCarCar1.hap1, whole genome shotgun sequence DNA encodes the following proteins:
- the SLC18A1 gene encoding chromaffin granule amine transporter isoform X2 — protein MPRAVECAPWRWMKEGRESRRLVLVVVFVALLLDNMLLTVVVPIVPTFLYATEYKGANSSASQNWIVAAPTAFAAPPFSSMFSHFDNTTVTVSDYTVVNTTVGVNGTESSSLPQLTGPSLPPKNNCVDGEEFLMEENVRVGLLFASKALIQLTINPFVGPLTNRIGYHIPMFAGFIIMFLSTVMFAFSGTYTLLLVARALQGIGSSFSSVAGLGMLASVYTDDYERGNAMGIALGGLALGVLALQLCILQPSKISPESTKSTPVFALLRDPYILVAAGALCFANMGVAMLEPTLPIWMMQTMCSPKWQLGMAFLPASISYLIGTNLFGVLAHKMGRWLCSLIGMVVVGISLLCVPLAQNIYGLIGPNGGLGFAIGMVDSSMMPIMGYLVDLRHTSVYGSVYAIADVAFCMGFAIGPSTGGVIVRAIGFPWLMVIIGVTNIAYAPLCWYLRSPPAKEEKIAILNQECPMQTKGYATQKPLREFPLTDGSDEEAESEE, from the exons ATGCCTCGAGCGGTAGAGTGCGCCCCCTGGAGGTGGATGAAGGAGGGAAGGGAGTCACGGAGACTGGTTCTGGTGGTCGTGTTTGTCGCTCTGCTGCTGGACAATATGCTGCTCACTGTTGTGG TGCCAATCGTCCCCACCTTCCTCTACGCAACAGAATATAAAGGTGCGAACAGCTCTGCTTCGCAGAACTGGATCGTGGCAGCCCCCACGGCCTTTGCagctcctcccttctcctccatgtTCTCTCACTTTGACAACACCACAGTGACTGTCTCAGACTACACGGTTGTCAACACCACAGTGGGGGTGAATGGGACTGAAAGCAGCAGCCTGCCTCAGCTCACTGGGCCCAGCCTGCCACCAAAAAACAACTGTGTAGACGGTGAGGAGTTCCTCATGGAGGAGAACGTGCGTGTTGGACTGCTGTTTGCCTCCAAGGCTCTTATTCAGCTCACAATCAATCCATTTGTGGGTCCCCTGACTAACAG GATAGGATACCACATTCCCATGTTCGCTGGATTCATCATCATGTTTCTCTCTACAGTCA TGTTTGCTTTCTCAGGTACCTACACCCTGCTGCTTGTGGCTCGAGCACTCCAGGGCATTGGCTCATCCTTTTCATCTGTCGCAG GCCTGGGAATGCTGGCAAGTGTGTACACAGATGACTACGAAAGAGGAAACGCTATGGGGATAGCATTAGGAGGTCTGGCATTGGGGGTGCTTG CTTTACAGCTGTGCATACTGCAGCCCTCTAAGATTTCCCCCGAA AGCACCAAAAGCACCCCCGTATTCGCATTGCTGCGAGATCCCTACATCCTGGTTGCTGCAG GTGCCCTGTGCTTTGCTAACATGGGGGTGGCAATGCTGGAGCCCACGTTACCCATCTGGATGATGCAAACCATGTGCTCCCCAAAGTGGCAGCTGG GGATGGCGTTCCTGCCTGCCAGCATATCTTACCTCATTGGCACCAACCTCTTTGGGGTGTTGGCCCACAAAATGGGGCG GTGGCTGTGCTCCCTGATTGGAATGGTTGTTGTGGGGATTAGTCTCCTTTGT GTGCCTCTTGCGCAAAATATTTATGGACTGATCGGCCCGAACGGTGGGCTTGGCTTTGCCATAG GCATGGTGGATTCCTCGATGATGCCTATTATGGGATACCTGGTGGACCTTCGCCACACCTCTGTCTATGGCAGCGTCTATGCCATTGCTGATGTTGCCTTCTGCATGGGCTTTGCTATCG GTCCATCTACTGGGGGTGTGATTGTACGGGCTATTGGGTTTCCTTGGCTGATGGTCATCATTGGAGTGACCAACATTGCTTATGCCCCTCTCTGCTGGTACCTGCGGAGCCCTCCGGCTAAAGAGGAGAAGATT GCAATTTTAAACCAGGAATGCCCCATGCAAACCAAAGGCTACGCCACCCAGAAACCTCTGCGGGAATTCCCCCTGACAGATGGCAGTGACGAGGAGGCAGAGAGTGAGGAATAG
- the SLC18A1 gene encoding chromaffin granule amine transporter isoform X1, translated as MPRAVECAPWRWMKEGRESRRLVLVVVFVALLLDNMLLTVVVPIVPTFLYATEYKGANSSASQNWIVAAPTAFAAPPFSSMFSHFDNTTVTVSDYTVVNTTVGVNGTESSSLPQLTGPSLPPKNNCVDGEEFLMEENVRVGLLFASKALIQLTINPFVGPLTNRIGYHIPMFAGFIIMFLSTVMFAFSGTYTLLLVARALQGIGSSFSSVAGLGMLASVYTDDYERGNAMGIALGGLALGVLVGAPFGSVMYEFVGKSAPFLILACLALLDGALQLCILQPSKISPESTKSTPVFALLRDPYILVAAGALCFANMGVAMLEPTLPIWMMQTMCSPKWQLGMAFLPASISYLIGTNLFGVLAHKMGRWLCSLIGMVVVGISLLCVPLAQNIYGLIGPNGGLGFAIGMVDSSMMPIMGYLVDLRHTSVYGSVYAIADVAFCMGFAIGPSTGGVIVRAIGFPWLMVIIGVTNIAYAPLCWYLRSPPAKEEKIAILNQECPMQTKGYATQKPLREFPLTDGSDEEAESEE; from the exons ATGCCTCGAGCGGTAGAGTGCGCCCCCTGGAGGTGGATGAAGGAGGGAAGGGAGTCACGGAGACTGGTTCTGGTGGTCGTGTTTGTCGCTCTGCTGCTGGACAATATGCTGCTCACTGTTGTGG TGCCAATCGTCCCCACCTTCCTCTACGCAACAGAATATAAAGGTGCGAACAGCTCTGCTTCGCAGAACTGGATCGTGGCAGCCCCCACGGCCTTTGCagctcctcccttctcctccatgtTCTCTCACTTTGACAACACCACAGTGACTGTCTCAGACTACACGGTTGTCAACACCACAGTGGGGGTGAATGGGACTGAAAGCAGCAGCCTGCCTCAGCTCACTGGGCCCAGCCTGCCACCAAAAAACAACTGTGTAGACGGTGAGGAGTTCCTCATGGAGGAGAACGTGCGTGTTGGACTGCTGTTTGCCTCCAAGGCTCTTATTCAGCTCACAATCAATCCATTTGTGGGTCCCCTGACTAACAG GATAGGATACCACATTCCCATGTTCGCTGGATTCATCATCATGTTTCTCTCTACAGTCA TGTTTGCTTTCTCAGGTACCTACACCCTGCTGCTTGTGGCTCGAGCACTCCAGGGCATTGGCTCATCCTTTTCATCTGTCGCAG GCCTGGGAATGCTGGCAAGTGTGTACACAGATGACTACGAAAGAGGAAACGCTATGGGGATAGCATTAGGAGGTCTGGCATTGGGGGTGCTTG TTGGGGCTCCCTTTGGAAGTGTGATGTATGAGTTTGTTGGAAAATCAGCCCCCTTTCTGATCCTGGCATGCTTAGCCCTTTTGGACGGAG CTTTACAGCTGTGCATACTGCAGCCCTCTAAGATTTCCCCCGAA AGCACCAAAAGCACCCCCGTATTCGCATTGCTGCGAGATCCCTACATCCTGGTTGCTGCAG GTGCCCTGTGCTTTGCTAACATGGGGGTGGCAATGCTGGAGCCCACGTTACCCATCTGGATGATGCAAACCATGTGCTCCCCAAAGTGGCAGCTGG GGATGGCGTTCCTGCCTGCCAGCATATCTTACCTCATTGGCACCAACCTCTTTGGGGTGTTGGCCCACAAAATGGGGCG GTGGCTGTGCTCCCTGATTGGAATGGTTGTTGTGGGGATTAGTCTCCTTTGT GTGCCTCTTGCGCAAAATATTTATGGACTGATCGGCCCGAACGGTGGGCTTGGCTTTGCCATAG GCATGGTGGATTCCTCGATGATGCCTATTATGGGATACCTGGTGGACCTTCGCCACACCTCTGTCTATGGCAGCGTCTATGCCATTGCTGATGTTGCCTTCTGCATGGGCTTTGCTATCG GTCCATCTACTGGGGGTGTGATTGTACGGGCTATTGGGTTTCCTTGGCTGATGGTCATCATTGGAGTGACCAACATTGCTTATGCCCCTCTCTGCTGGTACCTGCGGAGCCCTCCGGCTAAAGAGGAGAAGATT GCAATTTTAAACCAGGAATGCCCCATGCAAACCAAAGGCTACGCCACCCAGAAACCTCTGCGGGAATTCCCCCTGACAGATGGCAGTGACGAGGAGGCAGAGAGTGAGGAATAG